In a single window of the Fusarium falciforme chromosome 3, complete sequence genome:
- a CDS encoding Zn(2)-C6 fungal-type domain-containing protein: MVVYGANDNVGGVIRLPQHHEGQVVSSFLQPSQPEVIAIDPQLGLELPTTTISPSLSLDDLRSAWFLTPDSWEVGSVDTSRLVPISVDEVHICFDKTKDWLKEWIKTGSNPFIHLELNKKSVPSCIQDAFMALSTYFNKTDKTSDMVFRFIEDKANKLAVSHDCQQASLVDEIGRVQSLFIYTFIRLFDGNIRQRHYAEQHLPILHRWAKQMLSHASCATSDDRLLLHNALTVYTPELTSNPPVPCQASPEQLLWHAWILSESVRRTWQWAVFWRGTHHYKEGCLGCQDGGGVD; the protein is encoded by the exons ATGGTTGTTTACGGCGCCAATGACAATGTTGGTGGTGTGATCCGATTGCCACAACACCACGAGGGGCAAGTCGTCTCTTCTTTCCTTCAACCTTCTCAACCAGAGGTCATCGCAATTGATCCACAACTGGGACTAGAGCTGCCCACAACAACCATTTCCCCATCTCTGTCTCTGGATGACCTGAGATCTGCTTGGTTCCTGACCCCAGACTCTTGGGAAGTTGGCTCAGTTGATACCTCTCGCCTTGTACCAATCTCAGTTGACGAGGTACACATTTGCTTCGATAAGACGAAAGACTGGCTGAAGGAGTGGATCAAGACTGGAAGCAACCCCTTCATCCACCTTGAGCTAAACAAGAAGAGCGTCCCGAGCTGCATACAGGATGCTTTCATGGCTCTATCGACATATTTTAACAAGACGGACAAGACCAGCGATATGGTCTTTCGATTTATAGAAGACAAGGCGAACAAGCTTGCCGTCTCACATGATTGCCAACAGGCTAGTCTTGTTGACGAGATTGGCCGCGTACAATCACTCTTCATTTACACTTTTATCCGTCTTTTTGACGGCAATATCCGTCAACGGCACTATGCAGAGCAGCACCTACCTATTCTACACCGCTGGGCCAAGCAGATGCTATCCCACGCCTCGTGTGCCACCAGCGACGACAGGCTACTTCTTCACAATGCCCTCACAGTCTACACCCCGGAACTCACCTCGAATCCTCCTGTTCCCTGTCAAGCGTCTCCTGAGCAGCTTCTATGGCATGCATGGATTCTCTCCGAATCAGTCCGACGGACATG GCAGTGGGCCGTGTTTTGGAGGGGTACGCATCACTACAAGGAGGGGTGTCTGGGATGCcaagacggcggcggcgtggACTAG
- a CDS encoding Chitinase has protein sequence MTETKVSLSMITKAGVPNNKIFVGESSYGRSFRMAEDGCSGAMCEFTGSRTKSDAKPGRCTKEGGYLENAEITEILNGHGKFKNFYDEDSQSNVLLYGGDYRNLNFAGSIDWAVDLQDFLDGSSTDEYPDDYEYSIDTNLYSSCDSVYTTLDQLQGAIYRAPPCCVDKYIVDVEIAIMERSLKKYRELVDSGYDDKFKIYERYVGQQVPDQIDAFMASGKADDYFHCTETKDVTCCSSCTYIFCREDCDDSKDCKPGVRAVNIKCPTTLENGSEGLSLSEKIPNATYTLVDSKGFWHDLAEEYGIDKSWVKFGDKHVRTNNGCQYAGEDINECIKRNDNWWYNYPLRGNVQVPNPKKLIGESYDESKDLLSRLKIMRDNAEYDEFMQWPDLLDAGSLLALTMEAAVASMDTIIETAKEIKKAEREEMIVGFVTGFLFFLPVVGEGIAAGMSSLRSILLLTGVAGEAGLMVYSIVEDSSSAFMAVFGFLAGAGVGRSGFEKAAKSRRSMSAGEVQKLGPVKPELDRIENFRGGSCKLDY, from the exons ATGACCGAGACCAAGGTTTCTCTCTCCATGA TCACCAAAGCTGGAGTACCCAACAACAAGATCTTTGTTGGTGAATCAAGCTACGGTAGATCTTTTCGAATGGCCGAAGACGGATGTTCCGGTGCTATGTGCGAGTTTACTGGCTCGCGAACCAAGTCAGATGCGAAGCCAGGACGATGCACCAAGGAAGGAGGCTACCTTGAAAATGCCGAAATTACTGAGATTCTCAATGGTCATGGCAAGTTTAAGAACTTCTATGATGAGGACTCGCAGTCAAATGTCCTGCTCTATGGCG GCGACTAT AGAAACTTGAACTTTGCCGGCAGCATCGACTGGGCTGTTGATCTGCAGGACTTCTTGGA TGGCAGTTCAACAGACGAATACCCCGATGATTACGAATACTCAATCGATACCAATCTTTACAGTTCCTGCGACAGCGTTTACACTACCCTCGATCAGCTTCAAGGCGCGATATACAGAGCGCCACCTTGCTGCGTGGACAAGTACATTGTCGATGTCGAGATTGCCATCATGGAAAGATCTCTGAAGAAGTACAGGGAGTTGGTGGACAGCGGCTATGACGACAAGTTCAAGATCTACGAGCGCTACGTTGGCCAACAAGTGCCTGATCAAATCGACGCATTCATGGCCAGTGGCAAGGCAGACGACTATTTCCATTGCACCGAGACGAAGGACGTCACCTGCTGCAGCAGCTGCACCTACATCTTTTGCCGCGAAGATTGTGACGACTCCAAGGACTGCAAACCTGGAGTGCGTGCAGTCAACATCAAGTGTCCGACAACTCTTGAGAACGGCTCGGAAGGGTTAAGCCTTAGCGAAAAGATCCCCAACGCCACATACACACTTGTGGACTCAAAGGGCTTCTGGCATGACCTCGCCGAGGAGTACGGCATCGACAAGTCCTGGGTCAAGTTTGGCGATAAGCACGTCAGGACCAACAATGGTTGTCAGTATGCCGGCGAGGACATCAATGAGTGCATCAAGAGGAATGATAACTGGTGGTACAACTATCCCCTCAGGGGCAATGTCCAGGTTCCAAACCCCAAGAAACTGATCGGAGAGTCATACGACGAGTCAAAAGATCTCCTGAGTCGCCTCAAGATCATGAGGGACAACGCCGAATACGATGAGTTCATGCAATGGCCCGACCTGCTCGACGCAGGCTCCTTGCTAGCACTGACGATGGAGGCAGCCGTCGCGAGCATGGACACGATCATCGAGACggccaaggagatcaagaaggcGGAGCGGGAGGAGATGATTGTCGGCTTCGTCACAGggttcctcttcttcctccccgtTGTTGGAGAGGGCATCGCGGCCGGCATGTCGTCGTTGCGTTCGATCCTCCTCCTGACTGGTGTCGCAGGCGAGGCGGGCCTGATGGTTTACAGCATCGTTGAGGACTCAAGCAGCGCCTTCATGGCTGTTTTTGGATTCCTGGCTGGCGCAGGTGTGGGACGGAGCGGGTTTGAAAAGGCTGCCAAGTCGAGACGATCCATGTCAGCTGGCGAGGTTCAGAAGCTGGGGCCCGTGAAGCCAGAATTGGATCGGATTGAGAATTTCCGTGGGGGCTCTTGTAAGCTGGATTATTGA
- a CDS encoding PKS-ER domain-containing protein: protein MARQWILNSQEGFETSLEYQENVPVPSQAELGSNEVLVKIYAASLNYRELAIAGPMGVNGPITPPVVPGCDGAGTVEAVGSSVQGFKPGDRVVTNFDPSIPDDAFSTIAQVPKMLGQGTDGTLRSIGVFPEGALVHAPKSLDWLQAATLTVTYTTAWNSLFGLKGREAGPGTWVLVQGTGGVSIAALQLATAVGATVVATTSSDEKATRLKELGAKHVVNYRTNPDGWGKEARALTPGGRGFDIVVEIGGNETLSHSLQAVRTDGIVMIIGGVGADAEAVPMFAALLHTCIARGILGGSRNQFKELVSFIDEKKIKPVIDDVVFELAEVKDAYRRLKEKKHFAKVVIRVDH, encoded by the exons ATGGCTAGACAATGGATCTTGAACAGCCAGGAAGGCTTCGAAACCTCCCTCGAGTACCAAGAGAATGTTCCTGTGCCCTCCCAGGCGGAACTTGGCTCCAATGAGGTCTTGGTCAAGATATACGCTGCCAGCCTCAACTACCGAGAGCTTGCCATCGCTGGTCCCATG GGTGTCAACGGCCCCATTACTCCTCCCGTCGTGCCGGGTTGCGATGGTGCCGGAACTGTTGAGGCAGTCGGGTCATCCGTCCAGGGCTTTAAGCCTGGAGACAGAGTCGTGACCAATTTCGATCCTTCGATTCCCGACGATGCCTTCTCCACGATTGCTCAAGTCCCAAAGATGCTTGGACAGGGCACAGATGGAACACTCCGATCCATTGGTGTTTTCCCTGAAGGTGCTCTTGTGCATGCTCCTAAGTCTTTGGACTGGCTGCAAGCCGCAACTCTTACAGTCACATACACGACTGCATGGAACTCACTCTTTGGCCTGAAGGGTAGAGAGGCTGGACCAGGCACTTGGGTCTTGGTTCAGGGTACTGGTGGTGTCAGCATTGCGGCTCTCCAGCTTGCGACTGCCGTAGGCGCAACTGTCGTGGCGACGACTTCGTCCGATGAGAAGGCTACCCGGCTCAAGGAGCTTGGCGCCAAGCACGTCGTCAACTATCGCACCAACCCCGACGGCTGGGGTAAGGAAGCGCGAGCTCTCACACCCGGAGGACGGGGCTTTGATATTGTTGTCGAGATTGGCGGCAACGAAACGCTTTCTCATTCTCTCCAGGCTGTCCGCACTGATGGTATCGTCATGATCATTGGGGGTGTCGGAGCAGACGCCGAGGCGGTTCCCATGTTTGCAGCCCTCCTGCACACCTGCATCGCTCGAGGTATCCTTGGAGGTAGCCGCAACCAGTTCAAGGAGCTTGTTAGTTTcatcgacgagaagaagattaAGCCAGTTATTGACGACGTGGTTTTTGAGCTGGCAGAGGTCAAGGATGCTTATCGGCgattgaaggagaagaagcactTTGCCAAGGTTGTGATTCGCGTTGATCATTGA
- a CDS encoding Chitinase has product MRLYSTSPLVFLVCGATLVRSAINIDGSHATEPASEDNLDDPSPIDDTNAYHPDNHDCPPPCVDYTNTHSWIPYLSVERLDRCKAPMLLQFSISQPLDDDDSTTLIRSCTIGSHPTAARIANEKSIDKPKKDDNLVDGGSLNVAPACIIPGTPVDTKLSVGKGDSGKEDGRAIAILLEGMTKFFGAKDNCNEKFLFGYYKKTVASIYIGPGLGKSTVKSGLQAFGKYVGVESSAANQTVAELCGNGRKPEQVFGVSVDTTGNLAAVFDLAGEDAQFLDGHTTPSSTPSSTSTPSPAHSGSSARFLRSLKHDKLFKRAICKYMRVEDGDSCTTLSTRCGIRGAGFLKYNTKFNLCATLKGRDYICCSAGDPYKPPATEPNANGTYKTHLIENRDSYDSLAKKFRTKCKDILIGYNIYIGPGLPPMPPPQNGAKYGPLVPGIKPPKDNSTSLANLNPYPLKAYCSNWGFCGVFPDHCIINAPKDRGPGTKKPGFKNTCVSNCNREIKENSRPPEEFRRIGYYGAFSIERECLQLEAKDTNTNSSYTHIH; this is encoded by the exons ATGCGCTTGTATTCCACTTCACCGTTAGTCTTCCTTGTCTGTGGGGCTACGTTGGTGCGCTCTGCCATCAATATCGATGGCTCGCATGCTACAGAGCCCGCCAGCGAGGATAACCTCGACGATCCATCACCTATTGACGACACCAACGCCTACCACCCGGACAACCATGACTGCCCTCCTCCTTGTGTTGACTACACAAACACTCACAGCTGGATTCCCTATCTATCGGTTGAGCGCCTCGACCGCTGCAAGGCGCCAATGCTGCTGCAATTCTCAATTTCCCAACCtctggacgacgacgattcTACCACCCTCATCCGGAGTTGCACCATTGGCTCTCATCCGACGGCTGCTAGAATAGCTAATGAGAAGTCTATCGATAAACCCAAGAAAGATGACAACCTTGTGGATGGCGGCAGCCTCAATGTTGCACCAGCTTGCATCATCCCCGGGACGCCTGTTGACACCAAGCTCAGTGTTGGGAAAGGTGACTCTGGAaaagaagatggaagagCCATTGCCATTCTCTTGGAAGGCATGACAAAGTTCTTTGGCGCAAAAGATAACTGCAACGAAAAGTTTCTCTTTGGTTACTACAAGAAAACCGTCGCCAGCATCTACATTGGCCCTGGGCTCGGAAAGTCCACCGTCAAGTCGGGACTGCAGGCTTTCGGTAAATACGTCGGTGTTGAGTCCTCCGCTGCCAACCAAACAGTTGCCGAGCTCTGTGGTAACGGGCGCAAGCCAGAGCAGGTCTTTGGCGTGTCGGTCGACACAACAGGCAATCTTGCCGCG GTGTTTGACCTTGCAGGAGAAGACGCCCAGTTTCTCGATGGTCACACAACTCCATCGTCGACTCCTTCGTCGACTTCAACCCCTTCACCAGCACATTCAGGGTCAAGTGCTCGGTTTCTACGGTCTTTGAAGCACGATAAGCTCTTCAAGCGCGCTATATGCAAGTATATGCGCGTTGAAGACGGTGACAGTTGCACGACGCTTTCTACCAGGTGCGGTATCCGCGGCGCCGGCTTCCTCAAGTACAACACCAAATTCAACCTTTGCGCGACGCTGAAGGGCAGGGATTATATCTGCTGTTCAGCCGGTGACCCCTATAAGCCTCCTGCGACGGAGCCCAATGCTAACGGCACATATAAGACTCACCTCATCGAGAACAGAGACTCATATGACTCGCTAGCCAAGAAGTTTAGG ACTAAGTGCAAGGACATACTCATCGGCTACAATATATACATAGGCCCAGGCCTACCGCCTATGCCTCCACCGCAGAACGGAGCCAAGTATGGCCCTCTCGTGCCCGGTATAAAGCCACCCAAGGATAATTCGACTTCTCTGGCTAACCTTAACCCTTATCCTCTAAAGGCTTACTGCAGCAATTGGGGGTTCTGCGGCGTATTCCCGGATCACTGCATAATAAACGCACCCAAGGATAGAGGCCCAGGAACAAAGAAGCCGGGTTTCAAGAACACATGCGTCTCAAACTGCAACcgtgagatcaaggagaactCCAGACCACCCGAGGAGTTTAGAAGAATCGGCTACTACGGGGCGTTTAGCATAGAGCGAGAGTGCCTTCaactcgaggccaaggataCCAACACTAATAGTTCCTACACGCATATTCACTAG